The proteins below are encoded in one region of Cololabis saira isolate AMF1-May2022 chromosome 13, fColSai1.1, whole genome shotgun sequence:
- the LOC133458779 gene encoding 5-hydroxytryptamine receptor 3A-like has translation MQAVFDLQPFRPAVNLSNPTITNISFTLYAVLGVSEKAQILTTFLWLRLFWHNEFLVWDPNECDGVTRISLPVKQLWSPDIIVYEFVDDDVSQACPYVYVNHTGHIRWDRMLRLVSACNLEIFSFPFDIQNCTFTFGSYMHTIRDVRVSPALTFEEMSGNSKRYLEASGEWELVDILGETSILQFGIDEWDIITIWVVIKRRPVLYVVNLLIPSSFLMLIDILSFYLPPHSVDRASFKMTLILGYTVFLLIMNDLLPSTANGTPIIGIYFSVCLALMVISLLETVIITNVLHHSSMKYQEVPSWVRVVILTHIASLICYRWPKDVQPPRKAQEDKPEGSAGSSGPRVIQAYDSPPSASGGIQSMCSSASLPELQQICQYLGDLRAHLTSLQKESELQEQWCHVGYILDFLLFRIYLLLISCYAVVIITMWCIWISFVGALNCTSPSPDSLFNELERNLFSKKLLRPVANLSDPINISISLTLVGILGVDEKAQTLTTVIWQVLEWDIAGLSWDQRECGAERVSVPREKLWIPDVHISEFMDEDKSPKTPYVYLYNTGHVFDDKPIRVVSSCQLGIYTFPFDIQNCSLTFGSYLHFATDIRMIEGATSELILQQSRDVLLTNGEWELTDIIVDSSTLALDVGSYSEITYRFVLRRRPMAYVVNLLIPSCFLITVDLFSFLLPPQSVDRSSFKMTLILGYTVFLLIMNDLLPVTGETTPLINVFFSISLALMVASLLETVFITNIQFSSCQYSAVPHWLSVFVLRYLAVLVCLRPKEKNNRTTVQFNQSSKDPAINTSSISISGSQHHILSGTRPVKASLPPAVPPEPFTDELRKLSRDLTAIRLQVDKYFQGSKTSEEWQMIGTVVDRLLFGLYIVFIVVSFITIMGIWIWSNRYTA, from the exons ATGCAGGCTGTGTTTGACCTGCAACCTTTCAGGCCGGCCGTAAACCTCAGCAACCCCACCATCACCAACATCTCCTTCACGCTCTACGCAGTCCTCGGGGTG AGTGAGAAAGCCCAGATACTCACTACTTTCTTGTGGCTGAGACTG TTCTGGCACAACGAGTTCCTGGTTTGGGACCCCAATGAGTGCGACGGAGTCACCAGGATTTCTCTCCCGGTTAAACAACTGTGGTCTCCAGACATCATTGTTTATGAGTT tgtggacgatgATGTCTCCCAGGCATGTCCTTATGTCTACGTGAACCACACGGGTCACATCCGCTGGGACAGGATGCTGCGGCTCGTCTCAGCCTGCAACCTGGAGATCTTCAGTTTTCCCTTTGACATTCAAAACTGTACCTTTACATTTGGCTCATACATGCACACCA TACGTGATGTGAGGGTCAGTCCAGCCTTGACCTTTGAGGAAATGTCTGGAAACTCCAAGCGTTACCTGGAAGCCAGTGGAGAGTGGGAGTTGGTGGACATACTGGGAGAAACCTCCATTCTGCAGTTCGGGATCGATGAGTGGGACATCATCACCATCTGG GTGGTCATAAAGCGGCGTCCGGTGCTCTACGTGGTCAACCTCCTGATCCCCAGCTCCTTCCTCATGCTCATTGACATCCTGTCCTTTTACCTGCCCCCCCACAGCGTTGACCGAGCCTCCTTCAAGATGACGCTCATCCTGGGTTACACCGTCTTCCTGCTCATAATGAATGACCTGCTGCCCAGCACGGCCAACGGCACTCCCATTATAG GTATTTATTTCTCAGTGTGTCTGGCCCTCATGGTCATCAGTCTACTGGAGACGGTCATCATTACCAACGTCCTCCATCACAGCTCCATGAAGTACCAGGAGGTCCCCAGCTGGGTGAGGGTGGTTATCCTGACACACATAGCCAGCCTGATCTGCTACCGCTGGCCCAAAGATGTCCAGCCACCCAGGAAAGCACAGGAAGATAAACCCGAAGGCTCAGCTGGGAGCTCAGGCCCAAGGGTCATCCAAGCGTATGACAGCCCCCCAAGCGCTAGCGGAGGTATCCAGTCCATGTGCA GTTCAGCTTCTCTGCCTGAGCTGCAACAGATCTGCCAGTACCTGGGTGATCTTCGTGCTCATCTCACCTCCCTGCAGAAGGAAAGTGAGCTGCAGGAGCAGTGGTGTCATGTCGGATATATCCTCGACTTCCTGCTCTTCCGCATCTACCTGCTGCTAATCAGCTGCTACGCCGTGGTCATCATCACCATGTGGTGCATCTGGATCA GTTTTGTAGGAGCTCTGAACTGCACCAGCCCAAGTCCAGACTCTCTATTTAACGAACTTGAGAGGAATCTATTCTCCAAAAAGCTGTTGCGCCCCGTGGCAAACCTCTCTGATCCAATTAACATAAGCATCTCTCTCACTTTAGTGGGGATTTTAGGTGTG GATGAAAAAGCTCAAACTCTGACTACAGTCATATGGCAAGTCCTG GAGTGGGATATAGCAGGACTGAGCTGGGACCAGAGGGAATGTGGAGCTGAACGGGTCTCTGTCCCCCGGGAAAAGCTTTGGATTCCAGATGTTCACATCTCAGAGTT CATGGATGAAGACAAATCACCCAAAACTCCATACGTCTACTTATACAACACAGGTCACGTATTTGACGATAAGCCAATCAGAGTGGTCAGCTCTTGCCAATTAGGGATATATACTTTCCCCTTTGATATCCAAAACTGCTCACTGACTTTTGGATCGTATCTACACTTTG CTACAGACATCAGGATGATTGAAGGAGCCACAAGTGAATTGATTCTGCAGCAGTCCAGAGATGTGCTGCTGACCAACGGGGAGTGGGAGCTCACTGACATCATTGTAGATTCCTCTACGTTGGCATTAGATGTAGGAAGCTACTCTGAGATAACATATCGT TTTGTTTTGCGGCGGAGACCAATGGCGTATGTGGTGAACCTCCTGATCCCCAGCTGCTTCCTCATCACAGTGGACCTCTTCAGCTTCCTGCTTCCTCCGCAGAGCGTGGACAGATCGTCCTTCAAGATGACCCTCATCCTGGGCTACACCGTCTTCCTGCTCATCATGAACGACCTGCTGCCCGTCACCGGGGAAACCACCCCTCTCATCA ATGTCTTCTTCTCCATCAGTCTGGCTCTGATGGTGGCCAGCCTCCTGGAGACGGTGTTCATCACCAACATCCAGTTCAGCTCCTGTCAGTACAGCGCCGTGCCTCACTGGCTCAGCGTCTTCGTCCTACGTTACCTGGCTGTTCTAGTTTGTCTCCGTCCGAAGGAGAAGAACAACCGAACCACAGTCCAATTCAACCAATCCTCTAAAG ACCCTGCCATAAATACTAGCTCCATAAGCATCTCAGGAAGTCAACATCACATCTTGAGTGGTACACGTCCAGTAAAGGCCTCTCTTCCCCCCGCCGTCCCTCCGGAGCCGTTCACCGACGAGCTGAGGAAGCTGAGCAGAGATCTCACAGCCATTCGCCTTCAGGTGGACAAATACTTCCAGGGGTCCAAGACCTCAGAGGAATGGCAAATGATCGGGACAGTGGTGGACCGTCTTCTGTTCGGCTTGTACATAGTCTTCATCGTTGTGAGCTTCATCACCATCATGGGGATCTGGATCTGGAGTAATAGATATACAGCATGA